One part of the Lapillicoccus jejuensis genome encodes these proteins:
- a CDS encoding NADH-quinone oxidoreductase subunit A produces the protein MEPYVTVGAVVVSGVVLVLAAALARRSLAPRVPTAAKRATYESGVDPVGTDWAQTNVRYLVFAFLYVIFAVDAVYLFPWATVIRDAHLAVASLVEMGIFVLVLVVGLVHVARRGLLRWL, from the coding sequence ATGGAGCCCTACGTCACCGTCGGTGCCGTCGTCGTGAGCGGGGTCGTGCTCGTCCTCGCCGCGGCGCTCGCGCGCCGGTCGCTGGCTCCGCGCGTGCCGACGGCGGCCAAGCGGGCGACGTACGAGTCCGGGGTCGACCCGGTCGGCACCGACTGGGCGCAGACCAACGTGCGCTACCTCGTCTTCGCGTTCCTCTACGTCATCTTCGCCGTCGACGCCGTCTACCTCTTCCCGTGGGCCACCGTGATCCGCGACGCGCACCTGGCCGTGGCGTCGCTCGTCGAGATGGGGATCTTCGTCCTCGTGCTCGTCGTCGGCCTCGTCCACGTCGCCCGCCGCGGCCTGCTGCGCTGGCTCTGA
- a CDS encoding type II toxin-antitoxin system Phd/YefM family antitoxin: MKTISVGELRQNPTAMLADVAAGETYAVTRHHREVARVVPASSSPWVVPPKAPGPARTADLPPVPLPEGLTIDLLVDELKGEW; this comes from the coding sequence ATGAAGACGATCTCGGTGGGGGAGCTGCGGCAGAACCCGACGGCGATGCTCGCCGACGTCGCCGCCGGCGAGACCTACGCCGTGACGCGGCACCACCGTGAGGTCGCGCGCGTCGTCCCGGCCTCCTCGTCCCCGTGGGTCGTCCCCCCGAAGGCGCCGGGGCCTGCCCGCACCGCCGACCTGCCGCCCGTTCCCCTGCCCGAGGGGCTGACCATCGACCTGCTCGTCGACGAGCTCAAGGGCGAGTGGTGA
- a CDS encoding NADH-quinone oxidoreductase subunit NuoK — MHLWLPVALAAVLAGTGLYGVLARRNAVLVLVGVELVLASATLLLVTLGARGSTGASGATALPALQTGQVLTLFVITLAAAEICVALAVVLALFRLQGHVDVSEEPRTEDTAARTRAGSGA; from the coding sequence ATGCACCTCTGGCTGCCCGTCGCCCTCGCCGCCGTCCTCGCCGGCACGGGCCTGTACGGCGTCCTCGCCCGCCGCAACGCGGTCCTCGTCCTCGTCGGCGTCGAGCTGGTCCTCGCCTCGGCCACCCTGCTCCTGGTCACCCTCGGCGCCCGCGGCTCGACGGGGGCGAGCGGGGCGACCGCGCTGCCCGCCCTGCAGACCGGGCAGGTGCTCACCCTCTTCGTCATCACCCTCGCCGCCGCGGAGATCTGCGTCGCGCTCGCCGTCGTCCTCGCGCTGTTCCGGCTCCAGGGCCACGTCGACGTGAGCGAGGAGCCGCGCACCGAGGACACCGCCGCCCGGACGCGGGCCGGGAGCGGCGCGTGA
- a CDS encoding NuoI/complex I 23 kDa subunit family protein: MSTTPPTPPGGKGLVPGLLKGLATTARTMVTPSHTAEYPDVAPALPPRSRGVIALTEENCTSCMLCARECPDWCIYIDSHKETVPATTEGGRERQRNVLDRFAIDFSLCMYCGICIEVCPFDALHWSPEFEYAETDIRDLLHEKERLGEWMQTVPVPPALDDHAAEPAEVAQAAKPARTARPERATRPPRAGS, translated from the coding sequence ATGAGCACGACACCCCCCACCCCGCCGGGCGGCAAGGGTCTCGTCCCCGGCCTGCTCAAGGGGCTCGCGACGACCGCCCGCACGATGGTCACGCCGAGCCACACGGCCGAGTACCCCGACGTCGCGCCCGCCCTGCCGCCGCGCTCGCGCGGCGTCATCGCGCTCACCGAGGAGAACTGCACCTCGTGCATGCTCTGCGCGCGCGAGTGCCCCGACTGGTGCATCTACATCGACTCGCACAAGGAGACGGTCCCGGCGACGACCGAGGGCGGCCGCGAGCGGCAGCGCAACGTCCTCGACCGCTTCGCCATCGACTTCTCGCTGTGCATGTACTGCGGCATCTGCATCGAGGTCTGCCCCTTCGACGCGCTGCACTGGAGCCCCGAGTTCGAGTACGCCGAGACCGACATCCGCGACCTGCTCCACGAGAAGGAGCGGCTCGGCGAGTGGATGCAGACCGTGCCGGTGCCGCCGGCGCTCGACGACCACGCCGCCGAGCCGGCCGAGGTCGCGCAGGCCGCGAAACCCGCCCGCACCGCGCGGCCCGAGCGCGCCACCCGCCCCCCGAGGGCCGGCTCGTGA
- a CDS encoding complex I subunit 4 family protein, whose protein sequence is MVLSQAALTLLLLVPGLAAVWLLAVARTDRAERHGSTYAVALGSSVVALLLAVVVALARPDVDVPWVPALGVRWHLGPDGISVPLVLLTAVLGVVVVVHSRGREPARATLGERSLGTFYACLLLVETGALATFLARDAIVFFVAFEVVLVPMWVLVGRFGDEHATEAQRTSAAARFVLFTVLGSTLMLLGILLVAVRAGTTDLVLLAQARGEGLDHGTQVAAAALLLVGLGIKIPLWPAHPWLPPAHTVAPTAGSVLLAAVLLKMGTYGVVRLALPVVPAGVAAAAPYLAVAGAVGILWGGLACLVETDLKRLVAYSSVAHMGFVALGLASGTWTGLQAALFANIAHGVVSALLFLVVGGLKERWGSADLRVARPALRDTAPRLGWALVVGFAAALGLPGLIGFWGEVLAVYAAFTPADGRPLPVLRACAVAGLLGMVLAAAYGLRVLRLVWAGGTAGGSSNAEGAAPTPDAGRREWAVVLLLCVLAVAGGVLPKPLLGVTADDARSVVGGTGPVRDHLTGGG, encoded by the coding sequence GTGGTCCTGAGCCAGGCGGCGCTCACGCTGCTCCTCCTCGTGCCCGGCCTCGCCGCCGTCTGGCTGCTCGCCGTCGCGCGCACCGACCGGGCCGAGCGGCACGGGTCGACGTACGCCGTCGCCCTCGGCTCGAGCGTCGTCGCGCTCCTGCTCGCCGTCGTCGTCGCGCTGGCCCGGCCCGACGTCGACGTGCCGTGGGTGCCCGCGCTCGGGGTGCGATGGCACCTCGGCCCGGACGGGATCTCGGTGCCGCTCGTGCTGCTCACCGCCGTCCTCGGCGTGGTCGTCGTCGTCCACTCGCGCGGCCGTGAGCCGGCCCGCGCGACGCTGGGTGAGCGCTCGCTCGGCACCTTCTACGCGTGCCTGCTCCTCGTCGAGACCGGCGCTCTCGCGACGTTCCTGGCCCGCGACGCGATCGTCTTCTTCGTCGCCTTCGAGGTCGTCCTCGTGCCGATGTGGGTGCTCGTCGGGCGGTTCGGCGACGAGCACGCCACCGAGGCGCAGCGCACCTCGGCCGCCGCGCGGTTCGTCCTCTTCACCGTCCTCGGCAGCACCCTCATGCTGCTCGGCATCCTCCTCGTCGCGGTCCGCGCGGGCACGACCGACCTCGTGCTCCTCGCGCAGGCCCGCGGCGAGGGCCTCGACCACGGCACCCAGGTGGCGGCCGCCGCCCTGCTGCTCGTCGGCCTGGGGATCAAGATCCCGCTGTGGCCCGCCCACCCGTGGCTGCCGCCGGCGCACACCGTCGCGCCGACCGCGGGGTCCGTGCTGCTGGCCGCCGTCCTGCTCAAGATGGGCACGTACGGCGTCGTGCGGCTCGCCCTGCCGGTCGTCCCCGCCGGGGTGGCCGCCGCGGCGCCGTACCTCGCCGTCGCCGGCGCGGTCGGGATCCTCTGGGGAGGGCTGGCCTGCCTCGTCGAGACCGACCTCAAGCGGCTGGTCGCCTACTCCTCGGTCGCGCACATGGGCTTCGTCGCCCTCGGCCTCGCGTCGGGGACGTGGACCGGGCTGCAGGCCGCGCTCTTCGCCAACATCGCCCACGGCGTCGTCTCCGCCCTGCTCTTCCTCGTCGTCGGCGGGCTGAAGGAGCGGTGGGGGAGCGCCGACCTGCGGGTCGCCCGCCCGGCGCTGCGCGACACCGCGCCCCGGCTCGGGTGGGCCCTCGTCGTCGGGTTCGCCGCCGCCCTCGGGCTGCCCGGGCTCATCGGGTTCTGGGGCGAGGTGCTGGCCGTCTACGCGGCGTTCACCCCGGCCGACGGACGCCCGCTGCCGGTGCTGCGGGCCTGCGCGGTCGCGGGGCTGCTCGGGATGGTCCTCGCAGCGGCGTACGGCCTGCGGGTGCTGCGGCTGGTCTGGGCGGGCGGGACCGCGGGTGGCTCGTCGAACGCGGAGGGCGCTGCGCCGACGCCCGACGCGGGCCGGCGCGAGTGGGCCGTCGTCCTGCTGCTCTGCGTCCTCGCCGTCGCCGGCGGCGTCCTGCCCAAGCCGTTGCTCGGCGTGACCGCCGACGACGCGCGCTCGGTCGTCGGCGGCACCGGCCCTGTGCGCGATCACCTCACGGGGGGTGGGTGA
- a CDS encoding complex I subunit 1/NuoH family protein gives MSWAEVVVRAVVVLVAFLVLPLVVGQAEHKVMAHMQGRLGPMYAGGFHGWAQLVADGVKFVQKEDVTPAAADRWVFKAAPAVALVPYLVALSVIPLGPSVVGAPVDAGALFVVAVAGVGVLGTLMAGWASANKYSLLGAMRSAAQLLSYELPLVLAVASVALAAGTLSLGGIVTEWSPWWLLWQLPGALVFLTAALAELQRPPFDMPVADSEIVFGAYTEYTGLRFAFFLLAEYAGIVVMSLLFAVLFLGGWRGPAPEVLGWLWTLGKGALVAVVVIWLRVSWPRLREDQLQRLAWGALVPTALAQVALTGVVVVATR, from the coding sequence GTGAGCTGGGCCGAGGTCGTCGTCCGCGCGGTCGTCGTCCTCGTCGCCTTCCTCGTGCTGCCGCTCGTCGTCGGCCAGGCCGAGCACAAGGTCATGGCGCACATGCAGGGCCGCCTCGGGCCGATGTACGCCGGCGGCTTCCACGGCTGGGCGCAGCTCGTCGCCGACGGGGTGAAGTTCGTCCAGAAGGAGGACGTCACCCCGGCCGCCGCCGACCGGTGGGTGTTCAAGGCGGCGCCCGCCGTCGCCCTCGTCCCCTACCTCGTCGCGCTCTCGGTCATCCCGCTCGGCCCGTCGGTCGTCGGCGCGCCGGTCGACGCGGGCGCGCTCTTCGTCGTCGCGGTCGCCGGGGTCGGCGTCCTCGGCACGCTCATGGCCGGCTGGGCCAGCGCCAACAAGTACTCGCTGCTCGGCGCGATGCGCTCGGCGGCGCAGCTGCTCTCCTACGAGCTGCCGCTCGTCCTCGCCGTCGCGTCGGTCGCGCTCGCGGCCGGCACCCTCTCGCTCGGCGGGATCGTCACCGAGTGGAGCCCGTGGTGGCTGCTGTGGCAGCTGCCCGGCGCCCTCGTCTTCCTCACCGCGGCGCTCGCCGAGCTGCAGCGACCGCCCTTCGACATGCCGGTCGCCGACTCGGAGATCGTCTTCGGCGCCTACACCGAGTACACCGGGCTGCGCTTCGCGTTCTTCCTGCTCGCGGAGTACGCCGGCATCGTCGTCATGTCGCTGCTCTTCGCCGTCCTCTTCCTCGGCGGCTGGCGCGGCCCCGCCCCCGAGGTCCTCGGGTGGCTCTGGACCCTGGGTAAGGGGGCGCTCGTGGCCGTCGTCGTCATCTGGCTGCGGGTCTCGTGGCCGCGGCTGCGCGAGGACCAGCTCCAGCGGCTGGCCTGGGGTGCGCTGGTCCCGACCGCCCTCGCCCAGGTCGCGCTCACCGGCGTCGTCGTGGTGGCCACCCGATGA
- a CDS encoding sulfite exporter TauE/SafE family protein, whose translation MTPAVLALFALAGVVVGFSKTAVGGLGVAAVAIFATVLPARASTGAVLLVLIVGDLVATTTYRRDADWALVRRLLPAVLPGLVLGTLFLHIVSDEVLRRSIGVVLVVLLVLQLWLRTRRTTGPSTQPHRVASWAAGGAAGFTTMTANAAGPVMTLFLSAAQVDKRRFVGTNAWFFLVVNLVKVPFSAGLGLVSGTDVVRALALVPAVVAGGLLGRWTLGRISQARFEVLVLVASGVSAAALLV comes from the coding sequence GTGACCCCGGCCGTGCTCGCCCTCTTCGCGCTCGCGGGCGTCGTCGTCGGGTTCTCCAAGACGGCGGTCGGCGGTCTCGGGGTCGCGGCCGTGGCGATCTTCGCGACGGTCCTACCGGCCCGGGCGTCGACGGGGGCGGTGCTGCTCGTCCTCATCGTCGGCGACCTCGTCGCCACGACGACGTACCGGCGCGACGCGGACTGGGCGCTCGTCCGGCGGCTGCTGCCCGCGGTGCTGCCGGGTCTGGTCCTGGGCACCCTCTTCCTGCACATCGTCTCCGACGAGGTGCTCCGCCGCAGCATCGGCGTCGTCCTCGTCGTCCTCCTCGTCCTGCAGCTGTGGCTGCGCACCCGCCGGACGACCGGGCCGTCCACGCAGCCCCACCGGGTCGCCTCCTGGGCGGCCGGGGGAGCGGCCGGCTTCACGACGATGACGGCCAACGCGGCCGGCCCGGTCATGACCCTCTTCCTCAGCGCGGCGCAGGTCGACAAGCGTCGCTTCGTCGGCACCAACGCCTGGTTCTTCCTCGTCGTCAACCTCGTCAAGGTGCCGTTCTCGGCGGGCCTGGGCCTCGTCTCGGGCACCGACGTGGTGCGCGCGCTGGCCCTCGTCCCGGCCGTCGTCGCCGGCGGGCTGCTCGGCCGGTGGACGCTGGGCCGGATCAGCCAGGCCCGCTTCGAGGTGCTGGTCCTGGTCGCGTCCGGGGTCTCGGCGGCCGCGCTGCTGGTCTGA
- a CDS encoding NADP-dependent oxidoreductase produces the protein MSTRIVTAADFGGPEQLRLQTVPTPEPGPGEVRVAVRAISVNPVDWKLYGGMFGRDPGLLTGFGAEVAGTVDAVGDGVTSYGPGDAVVVRSVPGGAYADHVLAPADLLTAKPAGVSWEAAASVPVVGGTAVHALEAVHLGEGESVVVHGGSGGVGRLVVQLAVRRGARVVATASERHHDDLRALGAEPVAYGDGLLERLRAAAPDGRFDAAVDTVGTDEALDSSVALVADPQRVVTIAGFARFQELGIKAIGGGPGAEPGEDVRAAAVPQVLDLLARGEVTIPIARTFPLEETAEAHRLSRDAHPGGKLVVLP, from the coding sequence ATGAGCACACGCATCGTCACGGCCGCGGACTTCGGCGGCCCCGAGCAGCTGCGGCTGCAGACCGTCCCCACCCCCGAGCCCGGTCCCGGCGAGGTCCGCGTCGCCGTCCGCGCGATCTCGGTCAACCCCGTCGACTGGAAGCTGTACGGCGGGATGTTCGGCCGGGACCCGGGCCTGCTGACCGGCTTCGGCGCCGAGGTGGCCGGCACCGTCGACGCCGTCGGTGACGGCGTGACGTCGTACGGGCCGGGAGACGCGGTCGTCGTCCGCTCGGTGCCGGGTGGCGCGTACGCCGACCACGTGCTCGCGCCCGCCGACCTGCTCACCGCCAAGCCCGCGGGCGTCTCGTGGGAGGCCGCCGCGAGCGTCCCCGTCGTCGGCGGCACCGCCGTCCACGCCCTCGAGGCCGTCCACCTCGGCGAGGGCGAGAGCGTCGTCGTGCACGGCGGCTCGGGCGGCGTCGGCCGCCTCGTCGTCCAGCTCGCGGTGCGCCGCGGCGCCCGCGTCGTCGCCACCGCGAGCGAGCGGCACCACGACGACCTGCGCGCGCTCGGCGCCGAGCCGGTCGCCTACGGCGACGGCCTGCTGGAGCGGCTGCGGGCCGCGGCCCCGGACGGGCGCTTCGACGCGGCCGTCGACACGGTCGGCACCGACGAGGCCCTCGACAGCTCCGTCGCGCTCGTCGCCGACCCGCAGCGGGTCGTCACCATCGCCGGGTTCGCACGCTTCCAGGAGCTCGGGATCAAGGCCATCGGCGGCGGCCCCGGCGCCGAGCCGGGCGAGGACGTGCGCGCCGCCGCCGTGCCGCAGGTGCTCGACCTCCTCGCGCGCGGCGAGGTGACCATCCCGATCGCGCGGACCTTCCCGCTCGAGGAGACCGCCGAGGCGCACCGGCTCAGCCGGGACGCCCACCCCGGCGGCAAGCTCGTCGTCCTGCCGTGA
- a CDS encoding Gfo/Idh/MocA family protein — translation MSDGDLRVGLVGAGPWATMFHAPMVAGAAGAELTTVWARRPEAAQALADRFGATATTSYDELLSRVDAVAFAVPPAVQAEMATRAAEAGKHLILDKPLAFTLEDAVRLEAAVDEAGVTSILMLRNRFEPEVVRLLDAAQEVRPRGVLARMLTGAALEGSDFATPWRIERGALYDIGPHTLDLVEAVLGPVVEVSGVGDPTDWVGVTTRHESGAVGHVSLSLTVPGDTGGFRFEVVHEGGTLVLPELGGDGHDGEDAVATAIMAAFLEGVRTGRSHPFDVHRGVVVQRMLHDAGATG, via the coding sequence ATGAGCGACGGTGACCTGCGGGTCGGGCTGGTGGGGGCCGGCCCCTGGGCGACGATGTTCCACGCGCCGATGGTGGCCGGGGCCGCCGGCGCCGAGCTGACGACGGTGTGGGCGCGGCGGCCGGAGGCCGCGCAGGCGCTGGCCGACCGCTTCGGCGCCACGGCGACGACCTCGTACGACGAGCTGCTCTCCCGCGTCGACGCCGTCGCCTTCGCCGTCCCGCCGGCCGTCCAGGCGGAGATGGCGACGCGGGCCGCGGAGGCGGGCAAGCACCTCATCCTCGACAAGCCGCTGGCCTTCACCCTCGAGGACGCCGTGCGGCTCGAGGCCGCCGTCGACGAGGCCGGCGTGACGTCGATCCTCATGCTGCGCAACCGGTTCGAGCCCGAGGTCGTGCGGCTCCTTGACGCCGCGCAGGAGGTGCGTCCCCGCGGGGTGCTCGCGCGGATGCTCACCGGGGCGGCCCTCGAGGGCAGCGACTTCGCCACGCCGTGGCGCATCGAGCGGGGCGCGCTCTACGACATCGGCCCGCACACCCTCGACCTCGTCGAGGCCGTGCTCGGTCCGGTCGTCGAGGTGAGCGGGGTCGGCGACCCCACCGACTGGGTGGGGGTGACGACGCGGCACGAGTCGGGCGCCGTCGGGCACGTCTCGCTCAGCCTCACCGTGCCCGGCGACACCGGGGGCTTCCGGTTCGAGGTCGTCCACGAGGGCGGCACACTGGTGCTGCCCGAGCTCGGCGGCGACGGCCACGACGGTGAGGACGCGGTCGCGACGGCGATCATGGCGGCGTTCCTCGAGGGCGTGCGCACCGGCCGGAGCCACCCGTTCGACGTGCACCGCGGCGTCGTCGTGCAGCGGATGCTGCACGACGCGGGCGCGACCGGCTGA
- a CDS encoding NADH-quinone oxidoreductase subunit C: MSTTPPEACRDVAPGEWVAAATALREEGFTFLDWLSAVDETDRPDRPGYDVVLHLLDVATPGALRTTMLRTRLPVGTPLPSLTGVFRGVAWHERETHEMFGLDVDGFDDGSGLGLRPLLLPDGFEGHPLRKSFVLAARASKPWPGAKEPGEGHDSTRAPGRRRVQAPGVPGPEWGPR, encoded by the coding sequence GTGAGCACCACCCCGCCCGAGGCCTGCCGCGACGTCGCGCCCGGGGAGTGGGTCGCGGCGGCGACGGCGCTGCGCGAGGAGGGCTTCACCTTCCTCGACTGGCTGAGCGCCGTCGACGAGACCGACCGCCCCGACCGGCCCGGGTACGACGTCGTGCTGCACCTGCTCGACGTCGCCACCCCGGGCGCCCTGCGCACGACGATGCTGCGCACCCGGCTGCCCGTCGGCACCCCGCTGCCCAGCCTCACCGGGGTCTTCCGCGGCGTCGCCTGGCACGAGCGCGAGACGCACGAGATGTTCGGCCTCGACGTCGACGGGTTCGACGACGGGTCGGGGCTCGGGCTGCGGCCGCTGCTGCTGCCCGACGGGTTCGAGGGCCACCCGCTGCGCAAGTCGTTCGTCCTCGCCGCCCGCGCGAGCAAGCCGTGGCCCGGCGCGAAGGAGCCGGGGGAGGGGCACGACAGCACCCGCGCCCCGGGCCGCCGCCGCGTCCAGGCGCCCGGGGTCCCCGGGCCCGAGTGGGGGCCGCGGTAA
- a CDS encoding NADH-quinone oxidoreductase subunit J family protein translates to MTARDLAFLLVGLVCAASAVLAVTTRQVVHSALWLVVCLGTLAGCYVVLGAELVALVQLLVYVGAVVVVVLFALMLTRAPIGRNDGLGTPRLQRVAAAVLGAATTGLLLVALVPLVGTEATTPQNGDTRSVAAALFGAWVWPFELLSLLLLVALVGAVAVVRVSGPARPTRDPS, encoded by the coding sequence GTGACCGCCCGCGACCTCGCCTTCCTCCTCGTCGGGCTGGTCTGCGCCGCCAGCGCGGTGCTCGCCGTGACCACCCGCCAGGTCGTGCACTCCGCCCTGTGGCTCGTCGTCTGCCTCGGCACCCTCGCCGGCTGCTACGTCGTCCTCGGCGCCGAGCTCGTCGCGCTCGTCCAGCTGCTCGTCTACGTCGGGGCGGTCGTCGTCGTCGTCCTCTTCGCGCTCATGCTCACCCGCGCGCCCATCGGCCGCAACGACGGCCTCGGCACGCCCCGGCTGCAGCGGGTCGCCGCCGCCGTCCTCGGGGCGGCCACCACCGGGCTCCTGCTCGTGGCCCTCGTCCCGCTCGTGGGCACCGAGGCCACGACCCCGCAGAACGGCGACACCCGCTCGGTGGCCGCGGCCCTCTTCGGGGCCTGGGTGTGGCCGTTCGAGCTGCTGTCGCTCCTGCTGCTCGTCGCCCTCGTCGGCGCCGTCGCCGTCGTCCGGGTCAGCGGCCCGGCACGCCCCACGCGGGACCCGTCGTGA
- a CDS encoding PIN domain-containing protein: protein MGRPPEGAGACPHRRPAARSPARGADHRPARRRAQGRVVTSFYLDTSVGIHVLLGHPGATSWFDEVTASGVHEVLSSRLLRTELTRTLRRLGQPLERREAVLDHLGTVLLDHTVLVEAEAIGPHVKTLDAIHLASALRSGIEDVVVTSHDRTMLTVARALGLAAHDPLTDGSPPP, encoded by the coding sequence GTGGGTCGTCCCCCCGAAGGCGCCGGGGCCTGCCCGCACCGCCGACCTGCCGCCCGTTCCCCTGCCCGAGGGGCTGACCATCGACCTGCTCGTCGACGAGCTCAAGGGCGAGTGGTGACGAGCTTCTACCTGGACACCTCGGTCGGGATACACGTCCTGCTCGGGCACCCGGGAGCGACGTCGTGGTTCGACGAGGTCACGGCCTCGGGCGTGCACGAGGTGCTGTCGTCCCGCCTGCTGCGGACCGAGCTGACCCGGACCCTGCGCCGGCTCGGTCAACCCCTGGAACGTCGGGAGGCCGTGCTGGACCACCTGGGCACGGTCCTCCTTGACCACACCGTCCTCGTGGAGGCGGAGGCGATCGGACCGCACGTGAAGACCCTGGACGCCATTCACCTGGCGTCAGCCCTGCGCAGCGGGATCGAGGACGTCGTCGTGACCAGCCACGACCGCACGATGCTGACCGTGGCGCGTGCGCTGGGCCTGGCCGCCCACGACCCGCTGACGGACGGTTCGCCGCCCCCGTGA
- a CDS encoding NADH-quinone oxidoreductase subunit L: protein MSVVVRLVVLLPALAALAGLLLVRRRAAAAAVATVTAGLGVLLAVAEVVGTDRGAVPTQVGTIGGLAAGDLTVPLTLLLDRPTALVALAVTLVGLAVQVFSVWYLADDPRYAVFAAEVSLFLAGMLLVVHSGDLLLTLVGWEVMGWCSWLLIGHTSARESARRAAHKAFLVTRLADVGFVLGTVALAHSFGTTRIAGLLGERGWFSSGGVPTQTDLMAQTPLLTLGLVGLVVGVAGKSGLVPFHDWLPDAMEGPTPASALIHAATMVAAGTVVLARLEPLLAADTAARTLLGVLAAVTMVYAAALALAQADLKRLLAYSTLSQVAIMLAALAVVPESGPSSAADAGLEQLVSHALFKSLLFLAIGWLSVLAGGTAVAVLRGRARGRGALQWSLAIGLASLAGVPPLVGFLAKDGVVTVVERSLGDGPTAWLLLVALLVTVVLTAAYSTRAWLLLTTEPSLAALEAAEGQAEDPEPAAPAGDEGPTGEHEARPVTLPAALTVSALAVLTVLGGLLLLGFEWGWQLGWMTAVLSVVLVVGTVVLVHRRGAGGADPADVLPPRLRVAAEDGLGVDRAYAGVGRAVTALAHGVVRVDRVALDAYPRLLARAAGTVGRSAAARHRGTPSTALVAVVTGVVVLAALGVTLWS from the coding sequence GTGAGCGTCGTCGTCCGCCTCGTCGTCCTGCTGCCGGCGCTCGCGGCCCTCGCCGGGCTGCTCCTCGTCCGCCGCCGCGCCGCCGCGGCCGCCGTCGCGACGGTCACCGCGGGCCTCGGCGTGCTCCTCGCGGTGGCCGAGGTGGTGGGGACCGACCGGGGCGCCGTACCGACGCAGGTCGGGACGATCGGCGGCCTCGCCGCCGGCGACCTCACGGTGCCGCTGACCCTGCTGCTCGACCGGCCCACTGCGCTCGTCGCGCTCGCCGTCACCCTCGTCGGGCTCGCCGTCCAGGTCTTCTCCGTCTGGTACCTCGCCGACGACCCGCGGTACGCCGTCTTCGCCGCCGAGGTCTCGCTCTTCCTCGCCGGGATGCTGCTCGTCGTCCACTCCGGCGACCTGCTGCTCACCCTCGTCGGGTGGGAGGTCATGGGCTGGTGCTCGTGGCTGCTCATCGGCCACACCAGCGCGCGCGAGTCGGCCCGCCGCGCGGCGCACAAGGCCTTCCTCGTCACCCGGCTCGCCGACGTCGGCTTCGTGCTCGGCACGGTCGCCCTCGCGCACTCGTTCGGGACGACGCGGATCGCCGGCCTGCTGGGCGAGCGCGGCTGGTTCTCCTCCGGGGGCGTCCCGACCCAGACCGACCTCATGGCCCAGACCCCGCTGCTCACCCTCGGGCTGGTCGGCCTCGTCGTCGGGGTGGCGGGCAAGTCCGGTCTCGTGCCCTTCCACGACTGGCTGCCCGACGCCATGGAGGGGCCGACGCCGGCCTCGGCGCTCATCCACGCGGCGACCATGGTCGCCGCCGGCACCGTCGTCCTGGCCCGGCTCGAGCCGCTGCTCGCCGCCGACACCGCCGCCCGCACCCTGCTCGGCGTCCTCGCCGCCGTGACGATGGTCTACGCCGCCGCGCTCGCCCTCGCCCAGGCCGACCTCAAGCGTCTGCTGGCCTACTCGACCCTCAGCCAGGTCGCGATCATGCTCGCCGCGCTCGCCGTCGTCCCGGAGAGCGGCCCGTCGTCGGCCGCCGACGCCGGCCTCGAGCAGCTCGTCTCGCACGCCCTCTTCAAGTCGCTGCTCTTCCTCGCGATCGGCTGGCTCTCCGTCCTCGCCGGCGGCACCGCGGTCGCCGTGCTCCGCGGCCGCGCCCGCGGACGGGGCGCCCTGCAGTGGTCGCTCGCCATCGGCCTCGCGTCGCTCGCCGGCGTGCCCCCGCTCGTGGGCTTCCTCGCCAAGGACGGCGTCGTCACCGTCGTCGAGCGGTCGCTCGGCGACGGTCCCACCGCGTGGCTGCTGCTCGTCGCCCTGCTCGTCACCGTCGTCCTCACCGCCGCCTACTCGACCCGCGCCTGGCTGCTGCTGACCACCGAGCCGAGCCTCGCCGCGCTCGAGGCCGCCGAGGGGCAGGCCGAGGACCCGGAGCCCGCGGCCCCGGCCGGCGACGAGGGCCCGACCGGAGAGCACGAGGCCCGTCCCGTCACCCTCCCTGCCGCCCTCACCGTCAGCGCCCTCGCCGTCCTCACCGTGCTCGGGGGTCTGCTGCTGCTCGGCTTCGAGTGGGGCTGGCAGCTGGGGTGGATGACCGCGGTCCTCTCCGTCGTCCTCGTGGTCGGCACGGTCGTCCTCGTCCACCGCCGCGGCGCCGGCGGGGCCGACCCGGCCGACGTCCTCCCGCCGCGGCTGCGGGTCGCCGCCGAGGACGGCCTCGGCGTCGACCGCGCGTACGCCGGGGTCGGCCGCGCCGTCACCGCCCTCGCCCACGGTGTCGTCCGGGTCGACCGGGTCGCGCTCGACGCCTACCCCCGCCTCCTCGCCCGCGCCGCGGGGACGGTCGGCCGCAGCGCCGCCGCCCGGCACCGCGGCACGCCGTCGACCGCTCTCGTCGCCGTCGTCACGGGCGTCGTCGTCCTCGCCGCCCTGGGGGTGACCCTGTGGTCCTGA